One genomic segment of Oncorhynchus nerka isolate Pitt River linkage group LG16, Oner_Uvic_2.0, whole genome shotgun sequence includes these proteins:
- the LOC115117008 gene encoding noggin-2-like, protein MAFSKTLLVYVLVSIHLGDSQHYLRLRPSPSEHLPVPVLKEDPDPEYDPREQDLAERTLRKKLGSNFDPNFMSISSPMLVNLSVQDTQMKLQGPMPNEIKKLDISESPYGKRVKLGKKARRKFLQWLWTYTHCPVVYTWKDLGVRFWPRYIKEGNCFNERSCSFPEGMFCKPTKSITKTFLRWYCQGFLRQKYCTWIPVQYPIISECKCSC, encoded by the coding sequence ATGGCCTTCTCAAAGACGCTACTAGTTTATGTACTGGTATCCATTCACCTTGGAGATTCGCAACATTATCTACGCCTGCGCCCCTCGCCCAGCGAGCATCTTCCCGTGCCGGTCCTCAAGGAGGACCCCGACCCGGAATACGACCCCCGGGAACAGGACTTGGCCGAGAGGACTCTGCGGAAAAAGCTTGGCAGCAACTTTGATCCCAACTTTATGTCCATCAGCTCGCCCATGCTGGTGAATCTCTCCGTACAAGACACCCAGATGAAACTGCAAGGACCCATGCCAAACGAGATAAAAAAATTGGATATCTCAGAGTCCCCCTACGGGAAGCGGGTAAAATTGGGAAAGAAAGCCCGCAGGAAATTTCTGCAGTGGTTGTGGACGTATACGCACTGTCCGGTGGTGTATACCTGGAAGGATTTGGGCGTGAGGTTCTGGCCACGCTACATCAAGGAGGGAAACTGCTTCAATGAGCGATCTTGTTCCTTCCCCGAGGGGATGTTTTGCAAACCTACCAAGTCAATCACCAAGACTTTTCTCCGGTGGTATTGTCAAGGGTTTTTAAGACAGAAATATTGTACGTGGATACCGGTGCAATACCCAATCATCTCAGAGTGTAAGTGCTCTTGCTGA